Sequence from the Chelonoidis abingdonii isolate Lonesome George chromosome 1, CheloAbing_2.0, whole genome shotgun sequence genome:
GTGTTCTGAAAGTTTAGTCTCAATTGTTGGGAAAATAAACTATGcgcctctctctctttatttgttttttaagctgCCTGTCTCCCACTTTGCCAAGCGACAATAGCACCAAAACAGCACTGCTGCTCCTAGTTTTTAACTAACAGGTCACATGACAAATCATTTTGTTAGCTGCTCCAATAGCTGTTAACTTTTTGCAAGCCATCTTCCTTTCCGTTCCTGGTATCTAAGGAAAGTGGAGAGTGAAATGCATGATGGATGTTGAAAAACTGTAACTCTTCTGAAACTTTAGGATTGGTGGCAGTACTACCATTGCTACTGAACAGGTCTCTTTCTAACCTCTGCTTAATATGATGTGACTAGATTTGCCTCATTATCAACAAGTTTGTGGGTGATCTGAACTTCCTCCTCATTGTATTTTGCAAAatatgtgtttttgtttggttgtttttttagtttATCATCATTCTTGGATCTAAAGTTTCTAACTCAAGGTGGCCATGATTACTGTTAAGCAGTTGTGTGACTCAAAGATATAATGGTCACCAACCTGACTGTCAACGAGCTCTGTAGCTACTGATGTGCAACTTTGCTGACTTGTTCCCTTGAGGGAAGTAATTTGTCATGTATAAATGCTACTGTTTAAGTGGCAAAAATATAATTGCTATTGTGCACAACACTCACTGCCCCcacagaatttacaatctaaaagacagaCTCAGAAGATGGGACATGCTAAGGAACCTAGTTCTTCTGTTGCCTCAATAATGTACCATACTATAAGGCTTGTGTTTTTGTGACTCTGTTTTGGAAGCTTTCTATAAAGCAGCAAGAGTGAAAACAACTTGCATTATTTAAGAAAGTGAAGGATGGATGACTGGGAATTAGATACAGTAAAAGTAAAGTGAGTTAAGTACTCATTCAGAGAAATGCAGAAAGAATGGGAAATTCAGCTGTGCTTTATAGTCAGGCTTCTCCTTCCACTTATCCCTTGCAGCAGGAGTAGGGGTGAGAAGTCATGGCATTATAAATCTGGAATATATATTTAATCTAAAATATGAAATTCAAACACAAAAGTTATTACCCAAACTTGATTCCAGAGTTAATGATCACGATCTTAGCAGAAGCTTAGTTGAACTTGCTTCTGGCTTGGCCTGCTTTTAAGGAATGCTGTTAATTGGCAAGTACCAGAGGATGTAGATATGTGTTGTTGGTATCTCACTCAACAAATGCGGACAAAAAAATGAGCAATTCATCCTACAGATCTAATTCCTGTTTGGAACGTGGGCTTGGCATTATTAGGTTAGAACTTATTGGAAAATTAAGGATCTTTTTGTCACAAAGTTTCAGTCATTAAAATTCGGTTAAGAAACCAGCCTGTATTGTAAGAAAAAGCAAAGGATATGTCTCTAAGAACAATGTTGGTTCGAGACATGCGCCTACCTGAGAGACAACTGGATAACTGTCTAGTCCTCCTCTATGCAGATCCCTGACTTGCATGAATTCACTCTCCCTTTATCtgggaaagtattttttttctctcgATGACAGAAAACTTCCTTTTCTGAATCCCAGTATCAGCCAAAGGTATCTTTAAAAGTAACCTGCCAGTCTACTTGAAATATAACAACTTATGAAGACAAATATTTGTCTTCatatttcttcctcctctgcacACGGTAACACGCACAGCCATAAAACACAAAGATTCTAATTTTCATTGTCCCCCAATAGCTTTCTTAACCATTGCTATTCTTGGtttcattttattaaatttaTAGCACTTTATCCCTATTCTGTCCTCAATGAGATCTTGCCCTTGCTACTGGCTACATATAACAACTTAGTTTCTGCTTTCATCCCCATCATTCTCAGCTGCATTTGCAGGACAGACTGCAGCCTCGCCGGGCTGCTTCAAGGAAATAACCCTTCAGGTTAGTATTGGTTTGGTCGCTTTATTTCTAATATTTAGCAGTTACATAGATTCCTCCTCTGTAGGTCTTAGAAATGCTTTGCAAAGGCAGGTAAGTTTAATTTCCACCTGTAAAAACAGGGAAACCAGGGATaaagaagttaagtgacttgcccaagatacACAGTGAATTAGCGGAGAACCTAGTATTAACAGTGTCCTCTGCTCTTTCTGTTTGACCATGCTGCCTTGAGATTTTTAAACAAGTTAAATTTAGTTTGTGTGAGGAGCTGTGTTGATCTCTTCAGACTATTCTTTGTATTCTTTCATGCTGGCAATGTTTGTTTTGGgctactattttaaaatatattttctagtaGACTTAGTGCTGATGAAAGGGTGCAGTAATGATATCCTTGGAGACTATGATTTGGACACTTTTCTATCAGAAACATGGTGAAGATCAGACTCCCTTCACACAGGTGACCAGGCAGCTTTCCGTTGGTACTGACTTTCTGTCACTAACAAAACCAATCTAGGTTCAAGTAGGTAATCTAGAGGTGAAAAGTTTTATATCCCAATAATCCTCTGAGCTATCCAGTTCTTCCCGGgttactgattttctttttgttaccATCTTCTACTGCCTTGGATTGAAATAGCAGGTAGGTTCTGAGATACTCCAGCAGCTTCAAATGTTGCATCAAGGATGCGCACAGAATGACTGACTGATACTGATCAGGATTGGATGTGTTTATCTGGTCATTTGAGGGTGCAAAGTATAAAGGCAGCTTGCTAGTATCTGTCAAAGAGAAATACAAGGGAGACATTGAGGATAGAGTTAATTACTCTGGCCACCTTTAGTATGAGAAGTGCTACCATTGCTCCCAAGTAAATGAGGATATCTGTTCGTTGAAGGTACGTATTGTAAGGCATTGCCATAATCTTAGATTTTAAGTGTAAATCTTAGCTAGAATTTACTTGTACAGACAACTCCTTTTTACACAGCAAGACTAAATCTTACTCTTTATAAACTATGtgaaaaatcttggccccattgaagtaagtggcagaactgccattgacttcaactgagctaGGATTTCATCCAGAGTTGCTGAGTTTATTACTTAAACCAACTTTAAGTACCTTCTCATTTCTCTTAAAAGTAACTACTTCAAGTACTATATTTCTAGAGTGACTATTAAGGGGATTTCTGGGCGTCAGCTATGGACAAGCACGCAGAATCTTCATTATTTAAGaagagaggtttaggtttgaCTTCCTTGCTTTATTCCTTCTCAAGCATTTTGTCTGGAAAACTCAGGAATGtgcaaaatagaaaataaaatgttagcaCACAGCAAATCTTTTGAGGTGTATTAAAGATGTGTATAGTAAGTAGCAAGCTTCTGTATTAAAGCCTGCTAAAATCTTCTAAGAAAAATaagtgctttttttccctttgattaCAGAGCTATGAACAGAGACAAAAACAACAGGAAGAGAATGATTGGAACAGACTAGGAAGAGAATTCTGTCAGTGGTTCTTTGAACTTCTCAACTCTCAGCATCCTTTGGGGAGACAATCCAAAGAAAAGTGGGGACCACAGCATTTCTGGGAGGATGTCAAACTGAAATTTTGTTACAACACATTAGAAAAAAACATGGAAGAATATGTTGGTGCAGAATTGGTGAGCCTCCGTTTACTCTCATTGGTGAAAGAGGAGTATCTCTTACTGAACCCCAACTTGGATGCTGGTGGACTGAAGTGTGTAATTTCTCCACATGGGTTAGTAGTGGTGGCGGTAGCTGGCACTGTACATAGAGGCAACGTTTGCTTGGGCATCTTTGAACAAATCTTTGGACTCATCCGCTGTCCAGTGAGCGAAAATACCTGGAAAATAAAATTAGTGAACCTTAAAATAGTTGGAGAAAATGCTCTGGAGCCTGGGACACAAGTGCAAAAGCCTTCCATAAAATATGAATCGAATGAACTGCAAGAGCTATATGATGGGAAAGAACTGAGCTTGGTTGAACCTTGAATTCTGAGCAATGTGCATACAGAATTGGGGGAATAACAATTGTTTGAAAAACAATACAGCAGTTGTAGTGAATTCTTGAATGTTTAAATGACTTCAGACTTGTGGTGATGTCTGTTTCTTTAGTCAGGTTTGCTAAGTTGATAACATGCCAAAGTACTGAGTGAAATACACTTAAAGAGCCCCACTGCTTTTGGGCACCCGTCCTCCATACTAACATGTAGTTGAAAAAGTTGCTTCAGGACTTAGAACCGCACAACATATATTTAGAAatgaaataactttatttttctttctatttgatGTGTTCTTTTCATCACATAAGTCCACGGGGACTTATAATAGCATATGGAGCTTCTCCCGAGGCCACGACTTAAAGTTGGACCCCAATTGTGTTGGAAAGTCATTGCCTTCAGGTGGCCACTTAAAAGTGCATTAGGATTGTTGGTCTGATTTCTTAATGGGCCAATAACCCCACAAAACTGGCAGCCTTGTTGGCAGTTCCAGGGGAGAAGTCAAGTACTGAATGCATGAAGAgaattttcctctttgttttaaaattgtttccttCACTAAAAAATAGAGAGAACTTAATATGGTGTGGGGAAGCTAACCCTGCTGCTGACAGTGCTTTTCCTGTGCTGAATTGATCGTTAAGTTTCCAGTGTtgtcatttattttccattttccagtAGCATTTACCTCACTTCTGCAATAAAAAACACCCTGCTCCCAAAATTAAATGGGTGACATTGCATCCATTTCTTGCATTGACTCTCTGGGGGATCAAGGGGTTAACATTAGAATTTAGTCTATCAATTTAAGCTTCATATAAAGCCAGATGTTTTGATAGGGTATTTGTTTTGTATACAGCTTACAGGAGAGTTTAATGTAATAGCTTACGTGTGGTGGTTCTCTCAAAATCAAGAATTGTATCCCATTACTGCAGACTTATTAAACTGGATATGTGAGGTTTTTAAAACATGGAAGCTGGAACAACTTTTCCAGATTTTCCAGATAAGCTTGGTCTTCCATTGGCACAAGTAATAGCAGTTCAGGGGTTAAACGGAATTCAGGTAACTTCAATAACTACACTTCTGTGTTTTCTTAATGTGTTTAAAAGTAACACAAAAGATCACACAAAATCTTTTCTGTTTACTTGCTTTGAGTATTTGACCGTTGTTTGATCAATTTCGTTATTTCTCGAATAATTATTTCCTATTTGTGTGGCGTATCTCACAACGTGGGAGAGAAGTTTGCACTTTAAAGAAATGCTTAAATGTGGTTAAAACTTGTAAAAAGTAGCAGGAAGACACGAGGCAGATGTGATGCCTAAAAAACAGTTCTCAAACTCACTTTTGTGAACCAACTGATTTCTAGTTGTCCCTTTAACaacaagatttatttaaaaagaatgtgATTATATACTGAGTGAAGGACAGTTTTTGAAACATTGTTTCCTAGTGAACTGTTGAGGTAATTAAGAAAAAGTAGCTTTCATTCTTACATTCCTTTGAAGCACTTCACTTTCCTTGCATGTGTGTAATCTACTAGTTTCAAGTTATTGGTAGCCATGCATACCTATcaaaggggagggagtgggggaagttTCTACATactcaagattttgacttttggAGTGCAGAGGAGGAAATAACTGTGAAAACCAAAGACTAAAAACAGTGCCTCTTTTGATTATGTAGAGATGCTCCCTCTTTGAATATTAAAGCAAATTTCTTGTCTCCTGTAGAAGTGTACTGTACCTTCCCTTCTTGCTAAAATTAATGGCATTTCTAAACATGCACTAACTAATAATATGAagattacattaaaaatgtaactaGTTGTCCTTGCGAAATTAAAATTATGCTAGTGTTTATGCTTTATGAACTCACTTCACTCACAACTACAGAAAGTGCTCAAACAAACAACTGCAAAAGAGAGGAATACAGCTAAATGGAACTTCTATATTTCATTCATGTTTTACAACTAAGTTAACTAGCATGTAGGGAACTCTCTTCAGTTACATAACATTATAAGTATTTTGTGCTCCTCTTCTGGTGTTTAAGACTTTTACCCAGAAGAGGAATGGAGAAAGCAGAGAGCAACACCACCATACAAACTTGATGGGAAGTGGTTGCCTTCAGTTCTCTCTGCATAGGCCTGCCTGCTGTTAGTTTCAACTTTGCTAAACACCTTTTTGCAGGGTTTGTGGAAAGATGGTTGTGATGCTGTGTACCTCAGGGAACCCCAACACttccatgttcatctttataaaatgattgtgtggaaTCCAATGCAGTTTGTCATGTTGgttgtcttcggaaggctcataatgcactgagcatggttgttatagtacAGAGGTaggtgaactgattttcagtggcactcacactgcctgggtcctggccactggtacagggggctctgcattttaatttaattttaaatgaagtttcttaaacagtttaaaaaccttatttaatttacatagtttagttatatattatacacttataaaAAGAGAGCtaaaattgttaaaatgtattactggcacgcgaaaccttaaattagagtgaataaatgaagactcggtataccacttctcaaaggttgccgactcctgttatAGTAattattacagtaatgttatagtaaggttataatttcatgtacatAGTTataaggctgaaaatgtatcctcagggcttaaagcaagcccatgcaaaaactctccaagaacagaggcagttcacacctcatcagggcatggatgggacaaacccagcccagccttaCAGAAACAATGGACgctggcttaggcagcaacaaaagaatctgttagatcCTCGAGGGAATCACCCCTTCCTTTGGGTAGTTCAGGACTGCAATGAGGTattgctcacctgactctgaagggggaggagaggacaaAGCACAGGGGAAAGAAAGGACATTATAAAAAGGGGAGACATTTTGCCATGGggtctctcttccacctacatctacagacaccaacACTACAAAGCGACTGAAACACTGATCAAGGGGGAGAGCCTGAGTGAAAAGTAACCAGCCAACCTGTGGTGAAAAGCATCTAAGTTTTTAAGGACCTTAAAAGtgttaaaagcaaaacacattctaagctgatcttattTCATTTCACGAAATCTGACTTGTTatactttgacttataatcacttaaaatctacctttatagttaataaatctgtttgtttattctacctgaatcAGTGTATTTGGTttgcagtgtgtcagagactcctcttgggaGAACAAGTCTggaacatatcaatttctttgtcaaATTGATGAACTTATCAGCTTGCAGCGTCCAGGGGGCATAACTGGATGCTGCAAGATGGAAGTTCCTAGGGTTGtttctgggaccggagatattggctagtgtcattcacttgcaagtagctgggagcaacTTACATGCCAGACGCtctgcatgaacagcccaggagtgggggttctcgcagcagagcagggtaaggctggctcccagggtCAGGGATTAGAGTGGcgtagcagatcaccagtccagataactccagaggggaacatcacaataGTTGAGGTGAGTGTCGAGGTGCGTGGCAGGCTGTCTGGAATGGCTCACGATCATGGGTACCAAACTCAGCACAGAGTGTTAGAAACCAGGGCACAAACAtcaaactggttgtgtgttctataattagattcagcAGCCAAGTATCAAGAGTGAACTCGTCAAGCATTATatcagccttaacatggagtaaCAGACAGTCATCTTGAGCACTCTGGTCTGTCTTGCTATGCAGGTTACTCCTGAATAGTCTCAAAGGACCAGTCAGTTACCCCAGGTCACTTGTACCTTAGATCTTTCACCAAAGACAATGGTTGTAGCCAATTCTGTgataaactatctaaaggtttattcactGGGAAAAAGAACATAGAATGATTTCAAAGGTTAAAGCCAGTAAACATAtaaaaatgagttacagtcttaggtttaAAAAGATAACAGGAGCTGCTGTATTATGAAAGCTCTacatgtcctttagggctaacccaaggtAAACAGCTTGGGGGATTCCTTgcttaagcttagaagtgttgctatctccaaattccaagcagcacagTGATACAGTTCCTTCAGATCAggtatttttattcccttcccccagaattCAAACTGTGATGTGTTTGTGTATGTCCCCTCTTTGTGGGTGTGGgggagctgtcataagtagataggtaagggttaattttcttttacctgtaaagggtgaacaaagggggaaccaaacacctgaccagaggaccaatcagagacctggatttttttttaagagtctgggagggaactggaaactcggggtctttttgttttcctcggctgtgagtaaacaagctttcttctaactccatcttctttcaagtATTCTattatcaagtgtgagtacaaaggaacagTTCCtctgtactcacacttgataatAGAATACTTGAAAGAAGTATTGCTAGCACAAACTATGGAGTTATAaagcaattttgttttctttttattttgtacgATCAACACTTAGGAAACATTGCTGTACTTGAACAGATAAGATGACAGATTTACAGAGCACTAAACAGCCCAGACTGGTAACAGCAAGATCTTGGGAGCTAGAGATGAAAAGCCTTGAGAGCACAAGGCCCATCAACCAACCAAGGCAAGTTCCACTCTCTGATTAAGGACGCATCAGATATTTAAGTGATATATATAGGCAAAATGCCACCAAGAATGAGAAATAGGGTGGGGATCAGAATGCTGTTACTACAATAATTCTTATCATATAGGGAAGGAGAACAATGATTAAATGATGGAATATTTATACCAACAAAATAGCCATTGTCTTTGAATAGTTCATCTAAGATtgtaacattttgaaattgtcaTTGACCTGGATTTGATTATAATTATACTAATTTAATTGTTCTTGGATGAATTAAAATTTGTTATGTAAACTGCTCCAAATGAGCTGGCAATTAATTCCTGAATGCTAGGACAAACTATTAGCATTGAACCACACTTGGTTCTTATTCAGTTTTCAAATGTCAGAACTATTAAGAAAGATAGGCCTAATGCACACTAGGGATAGCAGTTGTACTGTACATTCCTCCACTCCTTGCATAGAGATCACGCAATCTTGACTAATAGACCCCCAGCTATTTACAATATGCATAATGGTATTTTGGTGACACCTTGTGGCAGTTTCATTGTGTGCTTGTATTTCTGGCTCACCTTTAATCTCCAGCGCTGACATGAGAGAGGAAGCAAGGAAAATGACTGGAATGTGTTTAGGCTTGATCAGAAGAAAAGCACTAGGCTTCTCTGCAGCATTCTATTTTATCTTTTCAATTGGTCAGAGATCCAAGTGCCTGATATTTCTACCCCATCAGAGAGAACGTTTGGAGGCAAGCCACCTGCCATTGATAAAAATCATAACACTGTCTCACTGTTTTGAAGATCTGCCCTTCTCCCTTCTGGTCAATGAAGTCAAGCTGTGATAGCAGGGAACGCACATTGTTGCTAGGGTCATGCAGGGAAATGTTATCTGTGACAGCTGCCAAAGAGAGGACTGCCTGGCAACAACATTTCAACTGACTTGTTAAACATGTTTCTTAGACTCTGGCTCCCAGTAGGTTTAGAATGTCAGGACTGAATGTAGAGAACCTTAATGGCAATAGAATAGATATcccttcacctgcctacctcggTGACTGCAGATCTTAACAATTGCTTCTCAAACTAAATTGGAAGAGGAATTGCTTTCAGTCAGTGGTAGCAAGTAGCTGGGGTATGGTGTACAATTGTGATGCTTCCACTATTTTAAGTAGAGAAAACCCGTACTCAGGAACACCTAACAAAAAACATACTCTCACATTCAGGATAGAATATGACACGTTAAGtactttccattttgtttttaggACTTAGAATTTAGCCATGACGTACTAGAGCTACTAGGTTCTGTCCTCTCGAAGCCTATTTAGAGAGAGAGCAGGTAGTATGTAGATCATGAGTGCCATAGATCATAGTTATGTAGAGATTGTCATGCTGTGGTCTTCTGAAGGAGATTAGGGCATTTGTTAGTTGTCTGCGGAGAACTGTGTGGTCAGCTGAACTGGCTCCTGCTCTTTTCCATCCTTCAAGTTGCATTACAAGACAGCTAACAATACACTAAAAACTTTACAATTATTAATTTACATTACAGTAGCTAATATTACTTTTCTATGTGAACAGCTGCTGTCATTGCAATCTCAAATTGGAGGGGACATGATGGGTGGGAGGGACTGCAACTGGAAGGGGAGATGGACCCCAAGACAATCTTAGTTTTATCCCCTTGTGCATCCATCCTGTGCTCTGAAGGAGCCAGAGGTCGTGCAGGAAAAATAGTAGATGTCTTATAAATGAGGACTTACAATGCATAtgtaccgggggggggggggcgcaaatTAAGGTAGCATGGGCATaagtaaatctggcatttcctaactttcaaatgcctgattTTGTAACCTCAGT
This genomic interval carries:
- the C1H3orf38 gene encoding uncharacterized protein C3orf38 homolog; amino-acid sequence: MGLSERERAGCRALLELMATDELMALTDTITNRLVLPQSRQEAIHAILVYSQSVEELLKRKKVYREIIFKYLAKEGVVVPPCSEKHRLIHHAKQYWSGQLTDHVAETEDVNPNKQSYEQRQKQQEENDWNRLGREFCQWFFELLNSQHPLGRQSKEKWGPQHFWEDVKLKFCYNTLEKNMEEYVGAELVSLRLLSLVKEEYLLLNPNLDAGGLKCVISPHGLVVVAVAGTVHRGNVCLGIFEQIFGLIRCPVSENTWKIKLVNLKIVGENALEPGTQVQKPSIKYESNELQELYDGKELSLVEP